A region from the Silene latifolia isolate original U9 population chromosome 7, ASM4854445v1, whole genome shotgun sequence genome encodes:
- the LOC141590595 gene encoding protein FAR1-RELATED SEQUENCE 5-like, translating into MEGAIKKVFPETKHRLCLWHILQNADKNLKDHPQFSQIDRDLRTLVHESITEEELQDMWDDFMEKYNLRRNKWLRGAWDMRQRWMPVFWKDTFCAGMSSTQRSEQTNRFIKTYMSIETGLMQFMEQYEDAIEKKVEDEKVNNAKDIKSPLKWDPMILFEDIFSKVYTNSKFGEVKTEVYGCISTNVETLPNSLGFIKRFRATSKVMKHFGRKIEEVLK; encoded by the coding sequence ATGGAAGGGGCAATCAAGAAAGTGTTCCCGGAGACTAAACATAGATTATGCCTTTGGCATATTCTTCAAAACGCGGATAAGAATCTAAAAGACCACCCACAATTTTCTCAGATTGACAGAGATTTGCGTACGCTTGTACACGAGAGTATCACCGAGGAGGAACTGCAAGATATGTGGGACGATTTCATGGAAAAATACAACTTGCGACGCAACAAATGGTTGAGGGGTGCATGGGATATGAGACAGCGGTGGATGCCTGTTTTTTGGAAAGACACTTTCTGTGCGGGTATGTCTTCTACTCAGAGGAGTGAACAAACAAACAGGTTTATTAAAACGTACATGAGCATAGAAACCGGCCTGATGCAATTCATGGAGCAGTACGAGGATGCCATAGAGAAAAAGGTGGAGGACGAGAAAGTCAATAACGCCAAAGACATTAAGAGCCCACTTAAATGGGATCCCATGATATTATTCGAGGATATCTTTAGTAAGGTCTACACAAACAGTAAATTCGGAGAGGTGAAAACAGAGGTATATGGTTGTATAAGCACCAATGTCGAAACTCTTCCAAATAGTTTGGGTTTCATCAAGAGGTTTAGGGCCACATCAAAAGTGATGAAGCATTTTGGAAGAAAGATCGAAGAAGTTTTGAAGTGA